The Synchiropus splendidus isolate RoL2022-P1 chromosome 8, RoL_Sspl_1.0, whole genome shotgun sequence nucleotide sequence GTCATCGCTCCCATGGTTCCAGCACCATCCCactcggacacacacacacacacacatcagtgtgtgacaggaagtctgagcacatttatttaaaaaataaaatacaatttgacACATCTGAAACCAACTccgaggtcatgtgatcaggaGTGTCTCCAGTTCTCTACAAACGTCTCGCTGAAGGAGAGCGCTCGGTTGGAAGGACCAGATCTTCCAGTGGCACATCTCCCTCCTCACCCGTCCTCACCCACCCAGCTGGGTTCCAGTTCTCCAGGGTCAGCGTTCAGACCTCATGAATCTCCTCCACCGGGGCTCCTTGGGCACCGCCCGCTCTTCAGGCAAATGGAAACCATAAGAAGGAGGTTCTCTGTGGCCAGGACCTCCTGAAAAACCAGAGCGGACCAAAACTATCACAGTTCTGTTTGTGAATGCACTTCAGTTGTTTGGCCAATAGGTAGAGCTGTAGCAACCAGGAAACCTCACAAGTCTAGAGCTTCAGTCCAACTCCTGGACAATTAGTTAGTAGAATAACTCCTCATCGTCTCTCTACCTTGATCCATCAGGCTGTTCCTGATCGCcgcctgcagctgctcctcctcaagGTTGTCAGGGTGAGTGCGGGTGCCGGTGTCAGGGTCGGGTCCGTGGAAGCCGCCCTGACCTGCAGGATTAAACACACAAGTTGGATCTGAGTCATCAACAGAATTCAGACAGAATCCAACCGCTCTGTGACGGTGGTACCTGAGGAGCTGAAGTGTCGTCCCGGTCCCGAGGGAAAACCGCCGAAGGTCACCAAATCTGGAAGACATTTACCAGTGTATGTGTCGAGCCATGAGTTCAGGAGCAATTATGACCACTGGGATTCGGCGAGTCTGGACCtccaggtggtcataatgttttttaAACTGGTCAGTGGATATACACGCACTGGCACAGGTCTTCATGATGGTCAGCAGTGGTCCGGAGGTGTACAGCAGACCCACGATGATGCCGGCCAGGTGACCAACGAAGGAGGTTCTGGCGAGAGGAGCACAGTTTCAGTGACGAAACACCGCCACCGGCTGGACAAACACCGCACTCTCATCCTTTTGAGTTGAACCAAGGGGGAAATGCGGTTTGATACAGCTGAATCGGAACATGACAGGCAAGCTTGAAAAACATACACCGTCACTGTGGTGACACTCACTCAGGCAGTGAAATACTCTCACCCTGGCGTCATGATGTGGATCAGCACCAGCTCCACCCAGCTGGCGTAGCGGTTGGGGACGTGTAAACCCATGAGGCGGGTCACGCCGCCGGGGTGGTAGTGGTTATTCACCACCTTCAGGGCAAACAGGACACCTGGATTCAAGTTAGAAGCACAACATGCTAAATGAAACGCTGTGAGATCAAACTCCAGGCATCACTGCGGTCGCGTCTTCACCAGAGAAGCCCACGGCACACTGCAGGTTGTAGGTGGGGTCATCAGTCAACT carries:
- the rhbdd1 gene encoding rhomboid-related protein 4, yielding MANRPQGSRLGLLLLASLIYRVGVDNIPPVCLAVLGLNVFLFLSPVAPLMQTCVSVQQAYWYGDWNRLLLSPVHHADDLHLYFNMASFIVKGFALERRLGGPWFLYLLAVFSLLTGCVYLLLEAVLTELTDDPTYNLQCAVGFSGVLFALKVVNNHYHPGGVTRLMGLHVPNRYASWVELVLIHIMTPGTSFVGHLAGIIVGLLYTSGPLLTIMKTCANLVTFGGFPSGPGRHFSSSGQGGFHGPDPDTGTRTHPDNLEEEQLQAAIRNSLMDQGGPGHREPPSYGFHLPEERAVPKEPRWRRFMRSER